One stretch of Variovorax sp. 54 DNA includes these proteins:
- a CDS encoding SDR family NAD(P)-dependent oxidoreductase, which yields MSKKLTGKVAIVTGSSTGIGAAIARALAAEGASVVVNYNSDQVGADAVVADIKKAGGDAIAIGANITKKVSAQAIVDAAIKTFGRLDILVNNAGMHTFGTVEEVTEEQFHQEFELNVLGTMLVTAAAVQHLKAGASIINIGSLAARFPMPGNAVYTASKAAIDGYTSVLAQEMGPRGIRVNALNPGLTATERVIANGFVGSDFANAITSRTALGRLGKTEELGKVAVFLASDDSSFISGEHLHVNGGAR from the coding sequence ATGTCCAAGAAACTTACCGGAAAAGTTGCCATCGTGACCGGATCCTCAACCGGTATCGGTGCCGCAATCGCGCGGGCGCTGGCCGCCGAGGGCGCTTCGGTCGTCGTCAACTACAACAGCGACCAGGTGGGCGCGGATGCCGTCGTTGCGGATATCAAGAAAGCCGGTGGCGACGCCATCGCCATCGGCGCGAACATCACGAAGAAGGTATCGGCTCAAGCCATTGTGGACGCGGCGATCAAGACGTTCGGTCGGCTCGATATCCTGGTGAACAATGCCGGCATGCACACGTTCGGTACCGTCGAGGAGGTCACCGAAGAGCAGTTCCATCAGGAGTTCGAGCTCAATGTGCTCGGTACGATGTTGGTGACCGCCGCCGCCGTCCAGCACCTCAAGGCGGGCGCCAGCATTATCAATATCGGCTCGTTGGCAGCGAGGTTCCCTATGCCCGGCAATGCTGTCTACACGGCGTCCAAGGCTGCGATCGATGGTTACACCAGCGTCCTCGCCCAAGAGATGGGACCGCGCGGTATCCGGGTCAACGCCCTGAACCCTGGGCTGACCGCCACCGAAAGAGTGATTGCCAATGGTTTCGTCGGGTCCGACTTCGCCAACGCCATCACCTCGAGAACGGCACTCGGCCGCCTCGGCAAGACCGAGGAGTTGGGCAAGGTTGCGGTCTTCCTGGCGTCCGATGATTCCTCTTTTATCAGTGGCGAACACCTGCACGTCAACGGCGGCGCTCGCTAA
- a CDS encoding TetR/AcrR family transcriptional regulator, translated as MDSSSKKNLGGRPLEFCLETALEAATGVFASKGFEAASLSDLCSAMGINRPSLYLHFGNKEALYLKSLERYSRMSAQDLETCLSDPSARAGVERRLREVVMMATDPHGPGVCFTTQGPLKSRAASAETREELARWRGATALRLRARFDKAVMDGELSPGTNTESLANYYTVLMQGLAAQAQDGGERAALLNVLDVAMAAWPASR; from the coding sequence ATGGATAGTTCTTCGAAAAAAAATCTTGGGGGGCGCCCCTTGGAGTTCTGTCTGGAGACAGCGCTCGAAGCGGCGACGGGCGTTTTTGCGTCGAAGGGATTTGAGGCGGCCTCGCTGAGTGATCTCTGCTCGGCGATGGGGATCAACCGGCCGAGCCTCTATCTGCACTTCGGGAACAAGGAGGCGCTCTACCTGAAATCGCTCGAACGCTACTCGCGCATGAGCGCACAGGATCTGGAGACCTGCCTTTCCGATCCGTCCGCGCGAGCGGGAGTCGAGCGGCGGCTGCGCGAAGTTGTGATGATGGCCACCGATCCGCACGGACCGGGTGTGTGCTTCACCACCCAAGGCCCCCTGAAGAGCCGCGCAGCGTCAGCGGAGACGCGCGAGGAGCTGGCGCGATGGCGCGGCGCCACAGCGCTCAGGCTGCGTGCGCGCTTTGATAAAGCGGTGATGGACGGCGAACTATCGCCCGGCACGAACACCGAGAGCCTCGCCAATTACTATACGGTGCTGATGCAGGGCTTAGCGGCGCAGGCGCAGGACGGCGGCGAGCGAGCGGCGCTGCTCAATGTGCTCGATGTCGCGATGGCTGCCTGGCCAGCGTCCCGCTAG